A single Halarcobacter anaerophilus DNA region contains:
- the ppsA gene encoding pyruvate, water dikinase gives MRYIKFFDQLKLTDINTVGGKNASLGQMLSDMQVLGLKVPFGFATTAEAYWLLINQNNLKDKISEKLSGLDISDIDNLQERGKQVRELILNATFPKELEEEIKQAYKILSEKYSSSNIDVAVRSSGTAEDLPDASFAGQQETFLNVKTQEELIESVKRCFASLFTNRAISYRQSRGFDHMKVALSVGVQKMVRSDQGISGIMFTIDTESANDKLILINSIYGIGENIVSGRVTPDEFLVFKPMQKKGYKTILRRKIGNKTLKMVYDEKARTKNIECSKEEINSFSLSEEDVIKLAGYGLKIEEYYSKLADEYRPMDIEWAKDGIDGEIYIVQARPETVVSKELKKQKENLFIKYRLISTVSKNDILVSGTAVGEKIGKGAAHFISDLKYADEFKKGEVLVASTTDPDWEPLMKKASAVVTDKGGRTCHAAIVAREIGVPTVVGAQNATQILKDGTDITVDCTSSDEGKVYKGLLEFEEQKIELEKLEDTKTKIFVNVGNPNKAFETALLPSRGVGLARMEFIINNYIKAHPMALVEMSKGNRVEDEEEIVKFLKGYDDSKKFFIDKLCEGIGTIAAAFYPRPVIVRTSDFKSNEYKNMPGGAPFEKDEENPMIGFRGASRYYSKDYKEAFIWECEALKKVREEMGLENVKVMLPFVRTPDEGRKVIEIMKEAGLEQGKNSLEIYAMCEIPSNVIYADEFLKVFDGYSIGSNDLTQLMLGVDRNSELISHIFDERNEAVKRMFKMAIDACKQRGKYIGICGQAPSDYPEITKFLVENEIESISLNPDSLLKMQEIVSKLEKELES, from the coding sequence ATGAGATATATTAAGTTTTTTGATCAATTAAAGTTGACTGATATTAATACAGTCGGCGGTAAAAATGCAAGTCTTGGTCAAATGTTAAGCGATATGCAGGTTTTAGGATTAAAAGTTCCTTTTGGATTTGCTACTACAGCGGAAGCTTATTGGCTTTTGATTAACCAAAACAATTTAAAAGATAAAATATCGGAAAAATTAAGCGGTCTTGATATTTCGGATATTGATAATCTTCAAGAAAGAGGCAAACAAGTAAGAGAGCTTATTTTAAATGCGACTTTTCCCAAAGAGCTTGAGGAAGAGATAAAACAAGCTTACAAAATCTTGTCTGAAAAATACTCTTCATCAAATATAGATGTAGCCGTAAGATCTTCTGGAACAGCAGAAGATTTACCCGATGCCAGTTTTGCAGGTCAGCAAGAGACTTTTTTAAATGTAAAAACGCAAGAAGAATTAATAGAATCTGTAAAAAGATGTTTTGCTTCACTTTTTACAAATAGAGCAATAAGTTACAGACAAAGCAGAGGCTTTGACCATATGAAAGTTGCACTCTCGGTGGGAGTTCAAAAAATGGTAAGAAGTGATCAAGGAATCAGCGGAATAATGTTTACAATAGATACCGAAAGCGCAAATGATAAACTTATTTTGATTAATTCAATATACGGAATAGGTGAAAATATAGTAAGCGGTCGTGTAACTCCCGATGAATTTTTAGTATTTAAACCTATGCAGAAAAAAGGATATAAAACTATACTAAGAAGAAAAATCGGTAATAAAACATTAAAAATGGTTTATGATGAAAAAGCTAGGACAAAAAATATTGAGTGTTCTAAAGAGGAGATAAACAGTTTTTCTTTGAGTGAAGAAGATGTTATAAAATTAGCAGGATACGGATTAAAAATAGAAGAGTATTACTCTAAACTTGCAGATGAATATAGACCTATGGATATAGAGTGGGCAAAAGACGGTATTGACGGAGAAATTTATATAGTACAGGCAAGACCTGAAACAGTCGTATCAAAAGAGCTTAAAAAACAAAAAGAGAATCTGTTTATAAAATACAGATTAATATCAACAGTTTCAAAAAATGATATTTTGGTATCAGGTACGGCAGTCGGGGAAAAAATAGGAAAAGGGGCAGCTCATTTTATCAGCGATCTAAAATACGCCGATGAGTTTAAAAAAGGAGAAGTTCTTGTAGCTTCAACTACGGATCCCGATTGGGAACCTTTGATGAAAAAAGCTTCTGCCGTTGTTACCGATAAAGGAGGTCGTACTTGCCATGCTGCAATTGTTGCAAGAGAGATAGGCGTTCCTACCGTTGTCGGGGCTCAAAATGCCACACAAATATTAAAAGACGGCACAGACATTACCGTTGATTGTACCTCAAGTGATGAAGGAAAAGTCTATAAAGGTCTGCTTGAGTTTGAAGAGCAAAAAATTGAGCTGGAAAAACTTGAAGATACCAAAACAAAAATATTTGTAAATGTAGGAAATCCTAATAAAGCCTTTGAAACTGCTCTTCTTCCAAGTCGAGGAGTAGGACTTGCCAGAATGGAATTTATTATTAATAACTATATAAAAGCTCATCCTATGGCATTAGTAGAGATGAGTAAAGGAAATAGAGTTGAAGATGAGGAAGAAATAGTTAAATTCTTGAAAGGTTATGATGACTCTAAAAAGTTTTTTATAGATAAACTTTGCGAGGGTATAGGAACTATTGCCGCAGCTTTTTATCCAAGACCCGTAATAGTTCGTACAAGTGATTTTAAATCAAATGAGTATAAAAATATGCCGGGCGGCGCACCTTTTGAAAAAGATGAAGAGAATCCAATGATAGGATTTAGAGGTGCAAGCAGATATTATTCAAAAGATTATAAAGAGGCTTTTATCTGGGAGTGTGAAGCTTTAAAAAAAGTTCGTGAGGAAATGGGACTTGAAAATGTAAAAGTGATGCTGCCTTTTGTAAGAACTCCCGATGAAGGAAGAAAAGTAATTGAAATAATGAAAGAAGCGGGATTAGAACAGGGTAAAAACAGTCTTGAAATCTATGCTATGTGTGAAATTCCTAGCAATGTTATATATGCCGATGAGTTTTTAAAAGTTTTTGACGGTTACAGTATAGGTTCAAATGATCTTACTCAGCTAATGTTGGGAGTTGATAGAAACAGTGAACTTATATCTCATATTTTTGATGAGAGAAATGAAGCTGTTAAAAGAATGTTTAAAATGGCTATAGATGCTTGTAAACAAAGAGGAAAATATATAGGTATCTGCGGACAGGCACCTTCTGATTATCCCGAAATTACAAAATTTTTGGTTGAAAATGAAATTGAGTCAATATCTTTAAATCCCGATTCTTTATTAAAAATGCAAGAAATAGTTTCAAAGCTTGAAAAAGAGCTTGAATCTTAA
- a CDS encoding cation-translocating P-type ATPase encodes MNYHTKSIDETFKLLEATEKGLSTKEAQKREKHFGKNSLPKEKEKTLIRIFLEQFKSPIIYILLIASIVSVMIKEYSDAAFIMAVLFINAIIGTYQEYTARKKADSLKSSVKTYVDLLRDGIKKRVLSTNVTIGDIILFESGSKVPADVRLIEASELFVDESLLTGESINVLKNHSFISDDINLPIGDRLNMLYAGSFVTKGRGKAVVTNIGSNTQIGKIATLLAGAKDKKAPLIVRMEKFSLNIAQIIGVVVILLIFLGIYQNIGIKELFFFAVALAVSSIPEGLPVAITVALSNASMSMSKKNVIVRKLSAIEGLGSCTLIASDKTGTLTQNRLKVERFISLEKEFKNPKELDPIILSGFVLCNESSYQKKKNGYVYLGDQVDIALAKYAIAVDEKYANLKNISNKIHEIPYESQNAYSAILYETKLGNVHYIKGSLEIILNFCTLQKEEKEKILDLNKQWAQKGFRNIALAYKLSDEKTISLNNYKFLGFAAIIDPLREDAFSAVQTAQKAGIEVAMVTGDHPSTAFHIAKELNIAIDEEEVISGSQIQEWINKGAPEEEIASKRVFARVSPEHKQKIVTAFQKLGHFVAVTGDGVNDAPALKYSNIGIAMGKSGTDVARESSDLILTDDSFSSIVNGIKEGRVAYDNIRKVIHLLISTGFAEIILIVLSMLFFLPIALLPVQLLWLNLVTNGIQDVTLGFEKAEKGILERKPRNPKEPIFNKVMISRILCGGLYMGITAFILFYYLLQTGYSQESARNLTLLLMVLFENVQVFNSRSENLSIFKIDHKKNIFLLLSVIIAQIVHILCLYTPFMQSLLGVEPVSFIMWLYLLGIAFVLVIIMEVQKVVFNFLRR; translated from the coding sequence ATGAACTATCATACTAAATCTATAGATGAAACTTTTAAACTTTTAGAGGCAACTGAAAAAGGCTTAAGTACAAAAGAAGCTCAAAAAAGAGAGAAACATTTCGGTAAAAATTCCCTTCCAAAAGAGAAAGAGAAAACTCTTATCAGGATATTTTTAGAGCAATTTAAGAGTCCCATAATATATATACTTCTTATTGCATCAATAGTATCGGTGATGATAAAAGAGTATAGCGATGCCGCTTTTATAATGGCAGTGCTTTTTATAAATGCAATTATAGGAACATATCAAGAGTATACCGCACGAAAAAAAGCGGATTCCCTTAAAAGCTCCGTTAAAACCTATGTGGATCTATTAAGAGACGGTATAAAAAAAAGAGTTCTCAGCACTAATGTTACTATAGGAGATATAATACTTTTTGAATCAGGTTCAAAAGTTCCTGCGGATGTTAGACTAATAGAAGCAAGCGAACTTTTTGTTGACGAATCACTACTTACAGGCGAGTCTATAAATGTTTTAAAAAACCACTCTTTTATATCAGATGATATAAATCTTCCTATCGGTGACAGATTAAATATGCTTTATGCAGGCTCTTTTGTTACAAAAGGTAGAGGAAAAGCAGTAGTAACAAACATAGGTTCAAATACCCAAATAGGAAAAATTGCAACTTTGCTTGCAGGTGCAAAAGATAAAAAAGCCCCTCTTATTGTTAGAATGGAAAAGTTTTCTTTAAATATTGCCCAAATAATAGGTGTAGTGGTAATTTTACTTATTTTTTTGGGAATTTATCAAAATATAGGGATAAAAGAACTCTTTTTCTTTGCAGTGGCACTTGCAGTATCTTCTATACCTGAAGGACTTCCCGTAGCAATAACAGTAGCACTTAGCAATGCTAGTATGAGTATGAGTAAAAAAAACGTAATTGTAAGAAAACTCTCGGCAATAGAAGGTCTTGGCTCATGTACTCTTATTGCAAGCGACAAAACAGGAACACTTACACAAAACAGATTAAAAGTCGAACGCTTTATAAGCTTAGAAAAAGAGTTCAAAAATCCAAAAGAACTTGACCCTATTATATTAAGCGGTTTTGTACTATGCAATGAGTCTAGCTATCAAAAAAAGAAAAACGGATATGTATATTTAGGTGACCAAGTAGATATTGCCCTGGCAAAATATGCAATTGCAGTTGATGAAAAATATGCAAACCTAAAAAATATATCAAATAAAATACATGAAATTCCTTATGAATCACAAAATGCCTACTCTGCAATACTTTATGAAACAAAACTTGGAAATGTACATTATATAAAAGGTTCCCTAGAGATAATACTAAATTTTTGTACTCTTCAAAAAGAAGAAAAAGAAAAAATTTTAGATCTTAATAAACAATGGGCTCAAAAAGGATTTAGAAATATTGCTCTGGCGTATAAACTATCCGATGAAAAAACTATTTCTCTAAATAATTACAAATTCTTAGGTTTTGCGGCTATAATCGATCCTTTAAGAGAAGATGCCTTTTCTGCCGTTCAAACTGCTCAAAAAGCAGGTATAGAAGTTGCAATGGTAACAGGCGATCACCCAAGTACAGCATTTCATATTGCAAAAGAGCTTAATATTGCCATAGATGAGGAAGAAGTAATAAGCGGCTCCCAAATCCAAGAGTGGATAAACAAAGGTGCACCGGAAGAAGAGATAGCTTCAAAACGCGTATTTGCCAGAGTTTCACCTGAACATAAACAAAAAATTGTAACCGCTTTTCAAAAACTAGGACATTTTGTGGCAGTTACAGGCGACGGAGTAAATGATGCTCCCGCACTTAAATATTCCAATATCGGAATTGCAATGGGTAAAAGCGGTACCGATGTGGCAAGAGAATCAAGCGATTTGATACTAACAGATGATTCTTTCAGTTCTATAGTAAACGGTATAAAAGAGGGAAGAGTAGCTTATGACAATATTAGAAAAGTTATCCATCTTCTTATCTCCACAGGTTTTGCAGAGATAATACTTATTGTTCTAAGTATGCTCTTTTTTCTTCCTATTGCTTTGCTTCCCGTTCAACTGTTATGGTTAAATCTCGTAACCAACGGTATACAAGATGTTACTTTAGGTTTTGAAAAAGCCGAAAAAGGGATATTGGAAAGAAAACCCAGAAATCCCAAAGAACCAATTTTCAATAAAGTAATGATAAGCAGAATATTGTGTGGAGGTTTATATATGGGGATAACTGCTTTTATCCTTTTTTATTATCTACTTCAAACAGGGTATTCCCAAGAATCAGCAAGAAACTTAACTCTTCTATTAATGGTGCTTTTTGAAAATGTACAGGTATTTAATTCAAGATCGGAAAATCTCTCTATTTTTAAAATAGATCATAAAAAAAATATATTTTTGCTGCTTTCTGTGATAATAGCCCAAATAGTTCATATTCTTTGTTTATATACTCCTTTTATGCAATCTCTTTTAGGAGTTGAACCAGTAAGTTTTATTATGTGGCTTTATCTGCTTGGCATAGCTTTTGTTTTAGTAATTATTATGGAAGTCCAAAAAGTAGTTTTTAATTTTTTAAGGAGATAA
- a CDS encoding Dps family protein, whose protein sequence is MLVVEQLKTIQANALVMYVKLHNLHWNVKGMQFYAVHEMTESMYNKMAEIYDDTAERVLQVGEKPYVTINDALKVSKIEEDKRVEFSPKEVLEIVLNDYKTFLNDFKELSIISDDIKDTTTVAFSDEQVAKLEKDIWMIKASLS, encoded by the coding sequence ATGTTAGTAGTAGAACAATTAAAAACAATTCAAGCTAATGCTTTGGTAATGTATGTAAAATTACATAATCTACATTGGAACGTAAAAGGTATGCAGTTTTATGCAGTACATGAAATGACTGAGTCTATGTACAATAAAATGGCAGAAATTTATGATGATACGGCAGAAAGAGTTTTACAAGTGGGAGAAAAACCCTATGTAACAATTAATGATGCCTTAAAAGTGTCAAAAATAGAAGAAGATAAAAGAGTTGAATTTTCACCTAAAGAGGTACTTGAAATTGTACTAAATGATTATAAAACTTTTTTAAATGATTTTAAAGAGCTATCTATAATATCTGATGATATTAAAGATACGACAACAGTTGCTTTTTCCGATGAACAAGTTGCCAAACTTGAAAAAGATATATGGATGATAAAAGCATCTTTATCTTAA